In Halobaculum sp. XH14, a single genomic region encodes these proteins:
- a CDS encoding TetR/AcrR family transcriptional regulator produces MTGSEPTTDGPSETERQIMEATFRALCEHGYADLSIAKIAEKFDKSKSLLYYHYDSKDDLLAAFLGFAIDHVLADLEAEAGEDPMASLHALVDTALPPEPPGDAAQGQRALTELRMQAVTDEAFRERMTRQDERLVTHVHELLTQAADAGLVEDTDLDRAAEHVQATLAGGMFGRATTDRPEAAAAIRESLHDYLDGLCVPAEDD; encoded by the coding sequence GTGACGGGGTCGGAACCGACCACCGACGGGCCCTCGGAGACGGAGCGACAGATCATGGAGGCGACGTTCCGCGCCCTCTGTGAACACGGCTACGCCGACCTCTCGATCGCGAAGATCGCCGAGAAGTTCGACAAGAGCAAGTCGCTGCTGTACTATCACTACGACTCGAAGGACGACCTGCTGGCGGCGTTTCTCGGCTTCGCGATCGACCACGTCCTCGCCGACCTGGAGGCGGAAGCCGGCGAGGACCCGATGGCGTCGCTCCACGCGCTGGTCGACACGGCGTTGCCGCCGGAACCGCCCGGGGACGCTGCCCAGGGCCAGCGCGCGCTGACGGAGCTCCGGATGCAGGCCGTCACCGACGAGGCGTTCCGGGAACGGATGACCAGGCAGGACGAACGGCTCGTGACCCACGTGCACGAGTTGCTCACGCAGGCGGCGGACGCCGGACTCGTCGAGGACACTGACCTCGACCGCGCGGCCGAACACGTGCAGGCGACCCTCGCGGGCGGGATGTTCGGCCGCGCGACCACCGACCGGCCCGAGGCGGCTGCCGCGATCCGGGAGTCGCTCCACGACTACCTCGACGGGCTGTGCGTTCCCGCTGAGGACGACTGA
- a CDS encoding coiled-coil protein, with protein sequence MVTKEEVLEEYGLDQLAESQNVELDDEKLESGSKGSLIKLAGQLRDRRNDLNQMASERASKRDDLNAKTREKVDEAQEHREKRDELNEKVQEHKESRNEMNAEANELFDEVEQRKQDLELGSGKSIEELKEEIEDLEFKQQTEVLSTEDERELIEKIEEKREQLAEKKGKVEQSGDLEELIEEAEEVRSEASTHHQKVTELADEAQEHHNQMIEAYREADEIRDEADEMHELFVEAQEAADRHHEDFVSVQKRLRELDKEEEQERKAEREEKKEEEREEAEEIYQKFKEGETLDTEDLMKLQKTGLL encoded by the coding sequence ATGGTAACGAAAGAGGAAGTTCTCGAAGAGTACGGACTTGACCAGCTTGCGGAATCACAGAACGTCGAGCTCGACGACGAAAAGCTCGAGAGCGGCTCGAAAGGGTCGCTGATCAAACTCGCCGGTCAACTGCGCGACCGACGTAACGATCTGAACCAGATGGCCTCCGAGCGCGCGTCCAAGCGCGACGACCTGAACGCCAAGACGCGCGAGAAGGTCGACGAGGCCCAGGAGCACCGCGAGAAGCGGGACGAGCTCAACGAGAAGGTTCAAGAGCACAAGGAGTCGCGCAACGAGATGAACGCCGAGGCCAACGAGCTGTTCGACGAGGTCGAGCAGCGGAAACAGGACCTCGAACTCGGCTCGGGCAAATCCATCGAGGAGCTCAAGGAGGAGATCGAGGACCTCGAGTTCAAACAGCAGACGGAGGTGCTCTCGACCGAGGACGAGCGCGAACTCATCGAGAAGATAGAGGAGAAGCGCGAGCAGCTCGCCGAGAAGAAGGGCAAGGTCGAGCAGAGCGGCGACCTGGAGGAGCTCATCGAGGAGGCCGAGGAGGTCCGTAGCGAGGCGTCGACTCACCACCAGAAGGTGACCGAGCTCGCGGACGAGGCCCAGGAGCACCACAACCAGATGATCGAGGCCTACCGCGAGGCCGACGAGATCCGCGACGAGGCCGACGAGATGCACGAGCTGTTCGTCGAGGCCCAGGAGGCGGCCGACCGCCACCACGAGGACTTCGTCAGCGTCCAGAAGCGCCTGCGCGAACTGGACAAGGAGGAGGAGCAGGAGCGCAAGGCCGAGCGCGAGGAGAAGAAGGAGGAGGAACGCGAGGAGGCCGAGGAGATCTACCAGAAGTTCAAGGAAGGCGAAACTCTCGACACCGAGGACCTGATGAAGCTCCAGAAGACGGGGCTGCTCTAG
- a CDS encoding metallophosphoesterase: MATESLVEPVPGAPAATADLGDETALVVADYHAGIEIGLRYERGVELQSAAQQRRERLLGLLAGTDADRLVVLGDLGHRIGETEGIEREEIGDLLDAVAVPVTLALGNHDPGVAEAFDDRIEVTPSNGGRIGDVGVLHGHTWPSPAVLGADVVCMGHEHAAVRLADEVGGTRVERAWLRGPLSRAAFADRVEIDEWGDPELVVFPAFNERSGGTWVNVAGQSFLSPFLPDGLEGGEAYLLDGTRLGAYRAV; the protein is encoded by the coding sequence ATGGCGACCGAGTCGCTCGTCGAGCCGGTTCCGGGCGCGCCGGCGGCGACCGCCGATCTGGGCGACGAGACGGCACTCGTCGTCGCCGACTACCACGCGGGCATCGAGATCGGCCTCCGATACGAACGCGGCGTGGAGCTCCAGAGCGCCGCCCAGCAGCGACGCGAGCGACTGCTGGGACTGCTGGCCGGGACGGACGCCGACCGACTGGTCGTGCTCGGCGACCTCGGTCATCGGATCGGCGAGACCGAGGGGATCGAGCGCGAGGAGATCGGGGACCTGCTCGACGCGGTCGCGGTTCCGGTGACGCTCGCGCTCGGGAACCACGACCCCGGCGTCGCCGAGGCGTTCGACGACCGGATCGAGGTGACGCCGTCAAACGGGGGCCGCATCGGCGACGTGGGCGTCCTCCACGGCCACACCTGGCCGTCGCCGGCGGTCCTCGGTGCCGACGTGGTGTGTATGGGCCACGAACACGCGGCTGTCAGGCTCGCCGACGAGGTCGGCGGGACGCGGGTCGAACGGGCGTGGCTCCGCGGCCCGCTCTCGCGTGCGGCGTTCGCGGATCGGGTCGAGATCGACGAGTGGGGCGACCCCGAGTTGGTCGTCTTCCCCGCGTTCAACGAGCGCTCCGGGGGCACGTGGGTGAACGTCGCGGGCCAGTCGTTCCTCTCGCCGTTCCTGCCCGACGGGCTCGAGGGGGGCGAGGCGTACCTGCTGGACGGGACTCGGCTGGGTGCCTACCGGGCCGTGTGA
- a CDS encoding DsbA family oxidoreductase, whose product MSTNQSETVAVYADFVCPFCYLGRASLNRYRDGREADLEVDWRFFDLRAQKRGPDGEIDDSVDDGKDEAYFEQVRENVARLREEYGAEEMLDLDGTPDVDSWDAQQAALFVKREHDAATFRAFYDAVIDAYWTEGREIGDVDVLADLAADAGLDPDPIRAATEDEELAAELRSRFEETRQRGVTGVPTFVADGRTARGAVPPSHLERLVEGS is encoded by the coding sequence ATGAGCACGAACCAGTCCGAGACCGTGGCCGTCTACGCCGACTTCGTCTGCCCGTTCTGCTATCTCGGGCGCGCGTCGTTGAACCGCTATCGCGACGGTCGGGAGGCGGACCTCGAGGTCGACTGGCGATTCTTCGACCTGCGGGCGCAAAAACGCGGCCCGGACGGCGAGATCGACGACTCGGTCGACGACGGCAAGGACGAGGCGTACTTCGAGCAGGTCCGCGAGAACGTCGCCCGACTCAGGGAGGAGTACGGTGCCGAGGAGATGCTCGACCTCGACGGGACGCCCGACGTGGACTCCTGGGACGCCCAGCAGGCGGCCCTGTTCGTGAAACGCGAGCACGACGCCGCGACGTTCCGGGCGTTCTACGACGCCGTCATCGACGCCTACTGGACCGAGGGGCGGGAGATCGGTGACGTCGACGTGCTCGCGGATCTCGCGGCCGACGCGGGGCTCGACCCCGACCCGATCCGCGCCGCGACCGAGGACGAAGAACTGGCAGCCGAGCTCCGGTCGCGGTTCGAGGAGACCCGCCAGCGTGGCGTCACGGGCGTCCCGACGTTCGTCGCCGACGGACGCACGGCCCGGGGTGCCGTGCCGCCGTCACACCTCGAACGGCTCGTCGAGGGGTCGTGA
- a CDS encoding zinc ribbon domain-containing protein: MGETRSPKRPWLAAVLALAVTGLGHAYLRRWGRAFGWLALVYAALALFVPPEAVTAASEGLRGGSMTLPASVDPLVFLPPLIAALGSVADAYLLARADRDAALRANDAEDHRTCPNCGREVDEAIDFCQWCTTRLVDPAGEADEDEPGQRGRAE; this comes from the coding sequence ATGGGCGAGACACGTTCCCCGAAGCGCCCGTGGCTGGCGGCCGTGCTCGCGCTCGCGGTGACGGGCCTCGGCCACGCCTACCTCCGGCGCTGGGGCCGCGCGTTCGGCTGGCTGGCGCTGGTGTACGCCGCGCTCGCGCTGTTCGTCCCGCCGGAGGCCGTGACGGCCGCGTCCGAGGGGTTGCGTGGCGGGTCGATGACGCTCCCGGCGTCGGTCGACCCGCTCGTGTTCCTCCCGCCGCTCATCGCGGCGCTGGGGAGCGTCGCGGACGCGTACCTGCTCGCGCGGGCCGACCGGGACGCCGCGCTCCGCGCGAACGACGCCGAGGATCACCGAACCTGTCCGAACTGCGGTCGGGAGGTCGACGAGGCGATCGACTTCTGCCAGTGGTGTACGACGCGGCTCGTCGATCCGGCCGGGGAGGCCGACGAGGACGAGCCCGGCCAGCGGGGGCGCGCGGAGTGA
- a CDS encoding DUF373 family protein, producing MTTLVLCVDRSNDVGRKAGVRTPVVGWEAVRSLVTDLGLSDPEDAGVNSILESLRVARDLQDGGEDAVVAVLAGAGDSAVGADRALAAQLDEVLGDHDVDSAIVVIDSAADERAVPIVESRLPVDSVDRVVVRQARDLESTYYLLKQFMADEELRETVLVPLGVGLLILPVLLVQFSTAVAVAGLASLLGATLLYYGLGIDDFVERSPERAREALYSGQVSVVTYVVAVGLTLIGAFLGVLAASPVAGGEFVAAMQFSYSAVPWLALAALTASFGRLLDELLRDEGVRTPYLNLPFGVVALGLVVRGFAGWFLEREAGRGPLELFGVPLAPTERLALFIVGSIVLALVGVRVAATVSDETLDEVIDDGVGGGSENR from the coding sequence GTGACGACGCTGGTCCTCTGTGTGGACCGCTCGAACGACGTCGGCCGGAAGGCGGGCGTCAGGACCCCGGTCGTCGGCTGGGAGGCGGTCCGGTCGCTCGTGACCGACCTCGGGCTCTCCGACCCGGAGGACGCGGGCGTCAACTCGATCCTCGAATCGCTCCGCGTCGCCCGCGACCTGCAGGACGGCGGCGAGGACGCCGTCGTCGCGGTCCTTGCGGGTGCCGGCGACTCGGCGGTCGGGGCCGACCGCGCGCTGGCCGCGCAACTCGACGAGGTGCTCGGCGACCACGACGTGGACTCGGCGATCGTTGTCATCGACAGCGCCGCCGACGAACGCGCGGTCCCCATCGTCGAGTCGCGGCTCCCTGTCGACTCGGTCGACAGGGTCGTCGTCAGGCAGGCGCGCGACCTCGAGTCCACCTACTACCTCCTCAAGCAGTTCATGGCCGACGAGGAACTGCGCGAGACGGTGCTCGTCCCGCTCGGCGTCGGTCTCCTCATCCTCCCGGTGCTGCTCGTGCAGTTCTCGACGGCCGTGGCCGTCGCCGGCCTCGCCTCGCTGCTCGGCGCGACGCTGCTGTACTACGGGCTCGGCATCGACGACTTCGTCGAACGGAGCCCCGAGCGCGCACGCGAGGCGCTCTACTCCGGTCAGGTGTCGGTCGTCACCTACGTCGTCGCCGTCGGGCTGACGCTGATCGGTGCGTTCCTCGGCGTGCTGGCGGCCTCACCCGTCGCGGGCGGGGAGTTCGTCGCGGCCATGCAGTTCAGCTACAGCGCCGTCCCGTGGCTGGCGCTCGCCGCGCTCACCGCCTCGTTCGGGCGGCTGCTCGACGAACTCCTCCGCGACGAGGGCGTCCGGACGCCGTACCTGAACCTCCCGTTCGGCGTCGTCGCGCTCGGACTCGTCGTCCGTGGGTTCGCCGGCTGGTTCCTCGAACGCGAGGCCGGCCGCGGGCCCCTGGAACTGTTCGGCGTCCCGCTCGCCCCGACCGAGCGGCTGGCCCTGTTCATCGTCGGCAGCATCGTGCTCGCGCTGGTGGGCGTCCGGGTGGCCGCCACCGTGTCGGACGAGACGCTCGACGAGGTCATCGACGACGGCGTGGGCGGCGGCAGCGAGAACCGGTGA
- a CDS encoding SDR family NAD(P)-dependent oxidoreductase — protein sequence MSIEERFSVDGTTAIVTGASSGIGKAIAETFAADGADVVVCSREQGNVDPVADAINDRDGGRCLAVECDVTDAGAVGALVDATVEEFGGLDCLVNNAGASFMAPVEDVSENGWKTIVDINLHGAYHCVRAAADHLADGGGTVINVASVAGQRAAPYMSHYGAAKAGLENFTKTLAVEWAGRDVRANCLAPGYVATPGVESQMGVSAENVERSEVDRRIGTSQEIADVARFLAADASSYLTGQTVTAEGVPPGEELPEA from the coding sequence ATGTCCATCGAGGAACGGTTCTCCGTCGACGGAACCACGGCAATCGTCACCGGCGCGTCGAGCGGCATCGGGAAGGCCATCGCCGAGACGTTCGCGGCCGACGGCGCGGACGTCGTGGTCTGCTCGCGCGAGCAGGGGAACGTCGACCCGGTCGCCGACGCGATCAACGACCGGGACGGCGGCCGGTGTCTCGCCGTCGAGTGCGACGTGACCGACGCCGGGGCGGTCGGCGCGCTCGTGGACGCGACCGTCGAGGAGTTCGGCGGGCTGGACTGTCTCGTCAACAACGCGGGCGCGTCGTTCATGGCGCCCGTCGAGGACGTCTCCGAGAACGGCTGGAAGACCATCGTCGACATCAACCTCCACGGCGCGTACCACTGCGTCCGGGCCGCCGCGGATCACCTCGCGGACGGCGGCGGCACAGTCATCAACGTCGCGTCGGTCGCCGGCCAGCGCGCCGCGCCGTACATGAGCCACTACGGCGCGGCGAAGGCGGGCCTGGAGAACTTCACGAAGACGCTCGCCGTCGAGTGGGCGGGCCGCGACGTGCGCGCGAACTGTCTCGCGCCGGGCTACGTGGCGACGCCGGGCGTCGAGTCACAGATGGGCGTCTCCGCCGAGAACGTCGAGCGGAGCGAGGTCGACCGCCGGATCGGCACGAGCCAGGAGATCGCCGACGTCGCGCGCTTTCTCGCGGCCGACGCCTCCTCGTATCTCACCGGCCAGACCGTGACCGCCGAGGGCGTCCCGCCGGGCGAGGAGTTGCCCGAGGCCTAA
- a CDS encoding RidA family protein, giving the protein MDRERVSTGTEWESTVGYSRAVRVGDRIEVAGTTATDESGAVVAPGDAFEQTRVAIETIESALTEVDGGLADVVRTRMFVTDVDDWQDVGRAHGEAFGDVRPATTLVEVSGLVDPEMLVEVEAVAVVDD; this is encoded by the coding sequence ATGGATCGAGAACGCGTCTCGACGGGGACCGAGTGGGAATCGACGGTCGGCTACTCGCGGGCGGTACGGGTCGGCGACAGGATCGAGGTGGCCGGCACCACGGCGACCGACGAGTCCGGCGCGGTCGTCGCGCCCGGCGACGCGTTCGAACAGACGCGCGTCGCCATCGAGACCATCGAGTCGGCGCTGACCGAGGTCGACGGCGGCCTCGCGGACGTCGTCCGCACCCGGATGTTCGTCACGGACGTCGACGACTGGCAGGACGTCGGGCGTGCCCACGGCGAGGCGTTCGGGGACGTTCGCCCGGCGACGACGCTGGTCGAGGTGTCGGGGCTCGTCGACCCGGAGATGCTCGTCGAAGTCGAGGCGGTCGCCGTGGTCGACGACTGA
- a CDS encoding S49 family peptidase has translation MADSSQNGVRALVLVVVGLAAAALGFVFLYWLPGDLAELLGVLLTAGLVLVAIRFASGALGGYFADYTVAEVEVSGPITRDGGGGPLPRSPTTPDADEIVEQIERADGDDNVEALMLKLNTPGGEVVPSDDIRMAAMEFDGPTVAYATDLCASGGMWIASGCDELWARDASLVGSIGVRFTQTRFAEFADRYGISYERIVSGEYKDSLGAPFKELEPREREYLQGLSDSWYDNFVERVAESFELDEEAVRDTEARVFLGEDAVDMGLVTALGTDEDAEDRVGELIDVEPVREEFEPQRGLSERFGVGAASVAYALGAGAAAAVAGEEGGLEL, from the coding sequence ATGGCAGATTCAAGTCAGAACGGCGTCCGAGCGCTCGTGCTCGTCGTCGTCGGCCTCGCGGCCGCGGCGCTCGGGTTCGTGTTCCTGTACTGGCTCCCCGGCGACCTCGCCGAACTGCTGGGCGTGCTGCTCACGGCAGGGCTGGTTCTCGTGGCGATCAGATTCGCGTCCGGCGCCCTCGGCGGGTACTTCGCGGACTACACCGTCGCGGAGGTCGAGGTCTCGGGCCCCATCACGCGCGACGGCGGCGGGGGACCGCTCCCGCGCTCGCCGACGACGCCCGACGCCGACGAGATCGTCGAGCAGATCGAACGCGCCGACGGGGACGACAACGTCGAGGCGCTGATGTTGAAGCTCAACACGCCCGGCGGGGAGGTCGTCCCCAGCGACGACATCCGCATGGCCGCCATGGAGTTCGACGGCCCGACGGTCGCGTACGCCACCGATCTGTGCGCGTCGGGCGGCATGTGGATCGCTTCCGGCTGTGACGAACTCTGGGCCCGGGACGCCTCGCTCGTCGGCAGCATCGGCGTGCGGTTCACGCAGACCCGCTTTGCCGAGTTCGCGGACCGGTACGGCATCTCCTACGAGCGCATCGTCTCGGGCGAGTACAAGGACTCGCTGGGCGCGCCGTTCAAGGAGCTCGAACCCCGCGAGCGCGAGTACCTCCAGGGGCTCTCGGACTCGTGGTACGACAACTTCGTCGAGCGCGTCGCCGAGTCGTTCGAGCTCGACGAGGAGGCGGTCCGCGACACCGAGGCACGCGTCTTCCTCGGCGAGGACGCCGTCGACATGGGGCTGGTGACCGCGCTCGGCACCGACGAGGACGCCGAGGACCGCGTCGGCGAACTCATCGACGTCGAGCCGGTCCGCGAGGAGTTCGAACCCCAGCGCGGGCTCTCCGAGCGGTTCGGGGTGGGCGCGGCGTCGGTCGCCTACGCGCTCGGCGCGGGCGCGGCCGCGGCGGTCGCCGGCGAGGAGGGCGGGCTGGAACTGTGA
- a CDS encoding Single-stranded DNA binding protein translates to MDVDKHAEELASALGEDKTEVKQDLQNLLEYSVPIDEAKQSVRRKYGGGGGGDASPTSVDVADVTTDSGNVSVTARVLTVGTRSIRYQGDDTTIREGRLADDTGTISYTAWQDFGFEPGDTVTVGNAGVREWEGRPELNMGQSSSVALESEPLEVPYDVGGERDLIDVEAGDRGLTVEARVMEVEERVIDGRDGETTILSGVLGDETARLPFTDWDPTPAVEEGAELRIEDVYVREFRGVPSINLTEFTTVAGASVEVTDEAPRVAIGEAIGSGGMYDVEVTGNVLEVRDGSGLIERCPDCGRLVQNGQCRSHGQVDPEDDLRVKAILDDGTATVTAILDRDITEDVYGGTLEDALEAAREAMSREVVAEDVRGKLVGREYRVRGHLSVDEYGANLDASEFESSGDDPAERAKAALEGVGARPGPDDSGEVRT, encoded by the coding sequence ATGGACGTCGACAAACACGCCGAGGAGCTCGCCTCCGCTCTCGGCGAAGACAAAACGGAGGTCAAGCAGGACTTGCAGAACCTACTGGAGTACAGCGTCCCCATCGACGAGGCGAAGCAGTCGGTCCGCCGGAAGTACGGCGGCGGTGGCGGCGGCGACGCCTCGCCCACGTCGGTCGACGTCGCGGACGTCACGACCGACTCGGGCAACGTGAGCGTCACGGCGCGCGTGCTGACCGTCGGGACACGGAGCATCCGCTACCAGGGCGACGACACGACCATCCGTGAGGGGAGACTCGCCGACGATACGGGGACGATCAGCTACACCGCCTGGCAGGACTTCGGCTTCGAACCGGGCGACACCGTCACCGTCGGCAACGCCGGCGTGCGCGAGTGGGAGGGTCGGCCCGAACTCAACATGGGCCAGTCCTCCTCCGTCGCGCTCGAGTCGGAGCCGCTCGAGGTCCCGTACGACGTCGGCGGCGAGCGCGACCTCATCGACGTCGAGGCGGGCGACCGCGGCCTGACCGTCGAGGCGCGCGTGATGGAGGTCGAGGAGCGCGTCATCGACGGCCGGGACGGCGAGACCACCATCCTCTCGGGCGTGCTCGGCGACGAGACCGCCCGGCTCCCGTTCACCGACTGGGACCCGACGCCGGCGGTCGAGGAGGGCGCGGAACTCCGCATCGAGGACGTGTACGTCCGCGAGTTCCGCGGCGTCCCCTCCATCAACCTCACCGAGTTCACGACCGTCGCCGGGGCCTCGGTCGAGGTGACCGACGAGGCGCCACGCGTCGCCATCGGCGAGGCGATCGGCTCGGGCGGGATGTACGACGTCGAGGTGACCGGCAACGTGCTCGAGGTCCGTGACGGCTCGGGGCTCATCGAACGCTGTCCCGACTGCGGGCGACTCGTCCAGAACGGACAGTGCCGCAGCCACGGGCAGGTCGACCCGGAGGACGACCTCCGCGTGAAGGCCATCCTCGACGACGGCACCGCCACCGTCACCGCCATCCTCGACCGCGACATCACCGAGGACGTGTACGGCGGCACCCTCGAGGACGCCCTCGAGGCCGCGCGTGAGGCGATGAGCCGCGAGGTCGTCGCCGAGGACGTGCGGGGGAAACTCGTCGGGCGCGAGTACCGCGTCCGCGGCCACCTCTCGGTCGACGAGTACGGCGCGAACCTCGACGCGAGCGAGTTCGAATCGAGCGGGGACGACCCGGCCGAACGTGCGAAGGCCGCGCTCGAAGGGGTGGGTGCCCGACCCGGCCCGGATGACTCCGGGGAGGTGAGAACGTGA
- a CDS encoding aldo/keto reductase, whose translation MTGQQPRSHEDTPHADEMPMLGLGTWQNDDPEECRTAVETALNAGYRHVDTAQVYGNEAEVGEGIERANVDREDVFLATKVWIENLAPEDVHETARASLDRLGVDSVDLLYVHWPAHEYEPEPTLDAFNELYDDGLVDRIGVSNFQPDQLAEAVDVSAAPVFANQFECHPLLQQRDLRDACAEHDVEVVAYSPLARGEVFRIEELTDIADKHDASAAQVSLAWLREKGVTTIPKATSEAHVLDNLKSLALDLDDEDVAAIDAIDRANRRVDPDFGPWNR comes from the coding sequence ATGACAGGCCAGCAGCCGCGTTCCCACGAGGACACGCCACACGCCGACGAGATGCCGATGCTCGGACTCGGCACGTGGCAGAACGACGACCCCGAGGAGTGCCGGACGGCCGTCGAGACGGCGCTGAACGCGGGCTATCGGCACGTCGACACCGCGCAGGTGTACGGCAACGAGGCCGAGGTCGGTGAGGGAATCGAGCGCGCGAACGTCGACCGCGAGGACGTGTTCCTGGCGACGAAAGTCTGGATCGAGAACCTCGCGCCCGAGGACGTCCACGAGACGGCCCGCGCCAGCCTCGACCGGCTCGGCGTCGACTCGGTCGACCTCCTGTACGTCCACTGGCCGGCCCACGAGTACGAGCCGGAGCCGACGCTCGACGCGTTCAACGAGCTGTACGACGACGGGCTCGTCGACCGAATCGGCGTCTCGAACTTCCAGCCCGACCAGCTCGCCGAGGCCGTCGACGTCTCCGCGGCCCCGGTCTTCGCGAACCAGTTCGAGTGCCACCCGCTGCTCCAGCAGCGGGACCTCCGCGACGCGTGTGCCGAACACGACGTCGAGGTGGTGGCCTACTCGCCGCTCGCCCGCGGCGAGGTGTTCCGGATCGAGGAGCTGACCGACATCGCCGACAAACACGACGCGAGCGCGGCGCAGGTGAGCCTCGCGTGGCTGCGCGAGAAGGGCGTCACGACCATCCCGAAGGCGACGAGTGAGGCGCACGTCCTGGACAACCTGAAGTCGCTCGCGCTCGATCTCGACGACGAGGACGTCGCCGCCATCGACGCCATCGACAGGGCCAACCGCCGGGTCGACCCCGACTTCGGGCCCTGGAACAGGTGA